In the Stakelama saccharophila genome, TGCAAGAATCGCTGTCTTGATCATCGTCATATCCTCTCCTCCCGCTTCCCCGTTCTCGGGGTTTGCGATTTATTCGTGCGAGGCGCGGGCGCGCCTCAGAAAGAAATCTGGCTGCGTACGCCGATCGAATTTCCGGAATCGGGGCCCTTTTGCGCGCTGACCTGATTGTCGGTGTGCCAGCGCACATAGTTCACCATCAGCCTGGCCCAATTGTTCAGGTACCAGTTGACGCCCAGCGTCCAGCTATGGCCGATGCCGCCCCTGCGTTCGTCGCTGAAATCGTAATTGTCGTAGCGGCCGGCGAGTTCGAACGCGCCGGTCCCGCCGGAGGTGACCGGATCGATCACCTTGGTCGATCCCCAGATGCCCGACCGCGTCGAAAAGGACGGGTCCTCGCCCGTGATCATCCAGCCGCCATAGAGCGAATAGGCTTTCTGATGCGCGCTGGGGTCGTCGTTGGCGCGGATGAAGCGGTCGGTATATTCGCCGAAGGCGTAGAGATTGTGGAACACGCCACCTGCCTCCAGGCCGTAGGCATGATCGCGGATCGTGCCGTCGATCGAGCTCGCCGAGACGTGCAGATTCGTGTTGAAATGCTGGGCGATGTCCGGAAACTCGTTGATGCTGTCCGCGTCCGAGCCGAGATATTCGGTCCAGCCCCAGGCGCCGAGATGGACGAAGCCGGTATTTGTCTTGATCGGGTTCCAGTGGCCGCGCGCGAAGAAGGCGTAGCTGTCGGACTCGTCACCCTCGTTGGTCACCCCGTCGCCGCTGGCGGACACCGATATGTGCCAGTTCGGCCCGATCATCTTCGCCAGCACGCCGGTGTTGAAGAAACCGAGGTCGGGCGCACCGACCGTGGCCACGGCATT is a window encoding:
- a CDS encoding OprO/OprP family phosphate-selective porin, producing the protein MSGVHKYALAVSAVALIAANPASAQERADVEKLIDLVKQQQSQIADLKARLEKLEAEQQASAASAAAAPTGTAQATPPTALSAKQQQQAAIDAQVQNAVADSQSSETAAMQAQLAQLAANSERGVDVRWRTGGPAFESKDGFFTFRPRGDFLFDFSHTWGSDFADRNITGTEIRDVRLGMEGSVGKIGYKVDVGFDHNDVHLKEAYLSYDAKLFGNTTEFYVGQRLEDRSIEGSTTKRRIPFMERNAVATVGAPDLGFFNTGVLAKMIGPNWHISVSASGDGVTNEGDESDSYAFFARGHWNPIKTNTGFVHLGAWGWTEYLGSDADSINEFPDIAQHFNTNLHVSASSIDGTIRDHAYGLEAGGVFHNLYAFGEYTDRFIRANDDPSAHQKAYSLYGGWMITGEDPSFSTRSGIWGSTKVIDPVTSGGTGAFELAGRYDNYDFSDERRGGIGHSWTLGVNWYLNNWARLMVNYVRWHTDNQVSAQKGPDSGNSIGVRSQISF